Proteins from one Impatiens glandulifera chromosome 2, dImpGla2.1, whole genome shotgun sequence genomic window:
- the LOC124927481 gene encoding heat stress transcription factor B-3-like: MDNNINNNSLVVEYVRKTSPAPFLMKTYNLVEDPATDGVISWNAEGTAFVVWQPAEFARDLLPTFFKHCNFSSFVRQLNTYGFKKVVTTRWEFSNDNFQKGKKDLLCKIRRRKAWRNKSQQSPLQQATTPSPKYTDEDQRSSSSTSSSSEYNILIDENKRLKMENGTLSSELSNMKRKCKELLDLVALKANGSEEEEEKEDKRPKLFGVRLSGPSDGDRKRARNAVESIFFSQTCK, encoded by the exons atggataataatattaataataatagtttagtAGTAGAATATGTAAGGAAAACATCTCCGGCGCCGTTCCTGATGAAGACTTATAATCTGGTTGAAGATCCGGCGACTGACGGCGTTATATCGTGGAACGCAGAAGGGACGGCGTTCGTCGTGTGGCAGCCGGCGGAGTTTGCTCGGGATCTCCTACCCACCTTCTTCAAGCACTGCAACTTTTCCAGCTTTGTTAGACAGCTCAATACTTAT GGTTTCAAAAAGGTGGTGACAACTCGATGGGAATTCAGCAACGATAATTTCCAAAAAGGCAAGAAAGACCTATTATGCAAGATTCGTCGTAGAAAAGCGTGGAGAAATAAGTCTCAACAATCACCACTACAACAAGCAACTACTCCATCGCCCAAATATACCGACGAAGATCaaagatcatcatcatccacttcgTCATCCTCTGAATACAATATCCTTATAGATGAGAACAAACGATTGAAGATGGAAAACGGGACTCTGAGCTCTGAGCTCTCTAACATGAAGAGGAAATGCAAGGAGCTTCTCGATCTGGTCGCACTGAAAGCGAACGgatcagaagaagaagaagaaaaagaagataagaGGCCGAAGCTTTTTGGAGTAAGATTGAGTGGTCCGAGCGATGGAGATAGAAAAAGGGCGAGGAATGCGGTCGAAAGCATTTTCTTCTCTCAAACTTGCAAATAG
- the LOC124925822 gene encoding pentatricopeptide repeat-containing protein At1g79540: MKLPSSVIKHIRQAVPNQSGFRRINTGSEEAALVNKVLHIIKSFNPMEPALDKVVPSLSPEIVTSVIQEQQVNPELSFRFFIWTARRKRLGCCVAYDSVIDMLVKDDGFELYWKVLEELKNEGIPISSDAFTVLIAGYWSLRKADMAVESFAKMRLFDCSPDSIAYNRILQVIVEKEVILLALAVYNMMLKSNCSPTSVTYGILIDGLFKNGMSRDALKLFEEMTDRGIQPGRITYTIVLSGLCQTKKMDEAAKLFDRMRHAGCSPDTITHNSLINGFCKLGKLDEAISFARSLSKEGYSLDINGYSCLIHGLFKFKRYNEGWHIFQKLLDHNISPDLVLYTILIGGLCEAGRVEDAVNMLSSMTERGVLPDTQCYNVLIKGFCDMGFLDNARSLKMEISEKGDFTNTTTYTILICGLCRSGLVGEAEEIFNEMEKVGCVPSVVTFNALIDGICKSGKLEDARIQFYKMEIRRHPSLFIRLSQTKDGIQQMVDTLCESGLILRAYKLLRQLADDNVEPDIITYNILINGFCKEGNVDAALKIFKELQLRGHKPDSVTYGTIMNGLQKADREEESFGLLEQMIKNGCNPSLANYKCLMTWSCRRKKVLDAFSLWMQYLRSLPNRGDDVVGAIEDDFKIGEVEKSIRALIRMDLEVDDFQLAPYTILIIGFCQARRMEEALKIFSILEEFEIDVTPPTCVMLIDGLCKESSLDKAGDVFYYTLRKGVELMPRVCNKLLKHLLKSPDNVDDALDLLDRMKSNGYDLDSCLDDETKFLIYNCANPVEVENVLPS; this comes from the coding sequence ATGAAACTTCCGTCTTCTGTTATCAAACACATCCGCCAAGCCGTCCCCAATCAATCAGGTTTCCGGAGAATCAATACTGGTTCAGAAGAAGCCGCTTTAGTGAACAAAGTCCTACATATCATCAAATCATTCAATCCCATGGAACCAGCCCTCGATAAGGTAGTCCCTTCTTTATCTCCTGAAATAGTAACATCTGTGATCCAGGAACAACAAGTCAACCCTGAATTAAGTTTTAGGTTTTTTATTTGGACTGCTAGAAGGAAGAGATTAGGATGTTGTGTTGCTTATGATTCAGTTATTGATATGCTTGTAAAAGACGATGGATTTGAGTTGTATTGGAAAGTACTTGAAGAGCTTAAGAATGAAGGGATTCCTATTTCTTCAGATGCTTTCACAGTTCTGATTGCTGGCTATTGGAGCTTGCGTAAAGCAGATATGGCAGTTGAATCATTTGCGAAGATGAGATTGTTTGATTGTTCTCCTGATTCCATTGCTTACAATAGGATATTGCAGGTCATTGTTGAGAAAGAGGTAATTCTCTTAGCTTTGGCTGTTTATAATATGATGTTGAAATCAAATTGCAGTCCTACATCTGTTACATATGGAATATTGATCGATGGTTTATTCAAAAATGGAATGAGTCGAGATGCACTTAAACTGTTTGAAGAAATGACTGACAGAGGTATACAGCCTGGTCGGATTACCTACACTATAGTTCTCTCCGGTTTATGTCAAACAAAGAAAATGGATGAAGCAGCTAAACTATTCGATAGAATGAGACATGCTGGATGTTCACCTGATACAATCACTCACAATTCTCTAATCAACGGTTTCTGCAAATTGGGTAAACTTGACGAGGCGATTTCATTTGCTAGGTCTCTTTCCAAAGAAGGATATTCGCTTGATATAAACGGATACAGTTGTTTGATTCACGGTCTGTTCAAGTTCAAGAGGTACAACGAAGGATGGCATATATTCCAGAAATTGCTTGATCACAATATTTCGCCTGATCTTGTATTGTACACGATCCTGATAGGGGGTTTATGTGAGGCAGGAAGAGTAGAGGATGCGGTTAACATGTTGAGTTCAATGACTGAACGAGGTGTTCTTCCAGATACGCAATGTTACAACGTTCTAATCAAGGGTTTCTGCGATATGGGCTTTCTTGACAACGCTAGATCGTTAAAGATGGAGATTTCGGAAAAGGGAGATTTTACAAACACGACCACTTACACTATTCTCATTTGCGGTTTGTGTAGGAGTGGTCTTGTTGGGGAGGCTGAAGAGATATTTAACGAGATGGAGAAGGTCGGTTGTGTGCCTTCAGTTGTGACTTTCAATGCTCTCATTGATGGGATTTGTAAGTCGGGTAAGCTCGAGGATGCAAGAATTCAGTTTTATAAGATGGAGATTAGACGACACCCTTCTTTGTTCATTCGTCTTAGCCAGACGAAAGATGGGATTCAGCAAATGGTGGATACGTTATGTGAGTCAGGTTTGATTCTTAGAGCGTATAAGTTACTTAGGCAGCTAGCTGACGATAATGTAGAACCGGACATTATCACTTATAATATACTTATCAATGGTTTCTGCAAAGAAGGAAATGTGGATGCTGCCCTTAAGATTTTCAAGGAACTTCAGCTTAGGGGACATAAGCCTGATTCGGTTACATATGGGACTATTATGAACGGGCTTCAGAAGGCTGATCGAGAAGAGGAGTCGTTTGGATTGCTTGAACAGATGATCAAGAACGGTTGCAATCCCAGCTTGGCGAATTACAAATGTCTTATGACTTGGTCTTGTAGAAGGAAGAAGGTTTTGGATGCTTTCTCGCTTTGGATGCAGTACTTGAGGAGCCTTCCGAATCGGGGAGATGATGTGGTTGGGGCAATAGAGGATGATTTCAAGATCGGTGAAGTTGAGAAATCTATTAGGGCTTTGATTAGAATGGACTTGGAAGTGGACGATTTTCAGTTGGCTCCTTACACAATTTTGATCATCGGGTTTTGTCAGGCGAGGAGAATGGAAGAAGCGTTGAAGATATTTTCGATTCTCGAGGAGTTTGAGATCGACGTGACTCCTCCTACTTGTGTCATGCTGATTGACGGTCTATGCAAAGAATCGAGTCTTGACAAGGCGGGGGATGTTTTCTATTATACACTGAGGAAAGGTGTTGAGTTAATGCCTAGAGTTTGCAACAAGTTGTTAAAACATCTCTTGAAGTCGCCGGATAATGTGGACGATGCACTCGATCTGTTGGATAGAATGAAATCGAATGGATATGATCTTGATAGTTGCCTTGACGACGAAACcaaatttcttatatataattgcGCTAATCCAGTGGAAGTTGAGAATGTTTTGCCAAGCTAA
- the LOC124923861 gene encoding exportin-2, with the protein MEWNAETLQFLSQCFLHTLSPYPEPRRRAESSLSDASDRPNYGLAVLRLVAELTVDEPIRQSAAVNFKNHLRSRWSPTPSDDSNLPTLAPISEPEKEQIKALIVNLMLSSAPKIQAQLSEALAVIGKHDFPKSWPALLPELISNLEKAGEISDYVTVNGILGTINSIFKKFRFQYKTNDLLLDLKYCLDHFASSLLKIFLRTTALMNNVTDAVTLKPLIESQRLCCRIFYSLNFQELPEFFEDHMREWMTEFQKYLTVRYPTLEDSSADGLALVDSLRSAVCENISLYMEKNEEEFQGFLGGFVDAVWSLLVSVSTNSSREKLAVTAIKFLTTVSTSVHHTLFARDDVLQQICQSIVLPNVMLTDDDEELFEMNYVEFIRRDMEGSDLDTRRRIACELLKGIATNYKAKVTEMVASQIQNSLSLFAQNPSSNWKHKDCAIYLVVSLATKKAGGSSVSTDLVNVESFFRDVIVPELQGQDVNAFPMLKAGALKFFTMFRNPISKSIAIALLPDVVRFLGSDSNVVHSYAASCIEKLLLVKEDLGKARYTSSDISPFLLLLMTNLFSALGKPDSEENPYIMKSIMRVLAIADISTEVASPCISGLTSVLNKVCANPKNPIFNHYLFEAVAVLVKRSCEKNPSLVSAFEVSLFPSLQMILANDVTEFFPYAFQLLSQLIELNRPPLPQLYMQIFEILLMPDSWKRSGNVPALVRLLQAFLQKSPNELNQGDRLSQVLGIFNKLVSSTSTNEQGFYVLNTVIENLGYDVIAPYMGHVWTLLFTRLQSSRRVKFVKSFVIFMSLFLIKHGSQNLVNSMNSVQSNIFVAILEQFWINNLKLITGPIEIKLTSVAAARLICESPALLDPSASRLWGKMLDSIITLLSRPEQERIQEEADVPDISDNVGYGATFVHLHNAGKKEDDPLKDIKDPKQFLVASLANLSASSPGRFPQVIGENVEAANQTALLQFCTSYNLTIV; encoded by the coding sequence ATGGAGTGGAATGCTGAGACTTTACAGTTTCTCTCTCAATGTTTCCTCCATACTCTCTCACCATACCCCGAGCCCCGTCGACGTGCCGAATCGAGCCTTTCCGATGCCTCCGACCGCCCTAACTACGGACTTGCGGTGCTTCGTCTCGTAGCCGAGCTCACCGTCGATGAACCGATCCGTCAGTCCGCTGCAGTCAACTTCAAGAATCACCTTCGAAGTAGGTGGTCACCGACTCCTTCCGATGATTCCAATCTCCCTACCCTAGCTCCGATTTCCGAACCTGAGAAAGAGCAAATTAAAGCATTGATTGTCAATCTCATGCTCTCTTCTGCTCCCAAGATCCAGGCTCAACTCAGCGAAGCTCTAGCCGTCATCGGTAAGCACGATTTCCCTAAGTCATGGCCTGCTTTACTTCCGGAGCTCATTTCTAATTTGGAGAAGGCAGGTGAGATATCTGATTATGTAACTGTAAACGGAATCCTCGGTACtataaattctatttttaagaaatttaggTTTCAGTACAAAACCAATGATTTGCTTCTTGATTTGAAGTACTGTCTTGATCATTTCGCTTCGTCACTATTGAAAATATTTCTTCGGACTACGGCTTTGATGAACAATGTAACCGATGCCGTTACCTTGAAGCCTCTCATTGAATCGCAGAGGTTGTGCTGTAGAATCTTCTACTCTCTAAACTTTCAAGAATTGCCTGAGTTTTTTGAGGACCATATGAGAGAGTGGATGACCGAGTTTCAAAAATATCTTACTGTGAGGTATCCTACACTTGAAGATAGTAGTGCGGATGGGCTTGCACTTGTTGACTCGCTTCGATCTGCAGTATGCGAGAACATAAGCCTTTATATGGAGAAAAATGAGGAGGAATTTCAAGGATTCTTGGGTGGATTTGTCGACGCGGTCTGGTCTCTCCTTGTGTCGGTTTCCACCAATTCTAGTCGGGAGAAACTAGCTGTTACGGCAATCAAGTTCTTAACCACGGTCAGCACTAGTGTTCATCATACCTTATTTGCAAGGGATGATGTTTTACAACAAATATGTCAGAGTATTGTTCTACCCAATGTTATGCTAACAGATGATGACGAGGAGTTATTTGAGATGAATTATGTGGAGTTCATTAGGAGGGACATGGAAGGAAGTGACCTTGACACGAGGAGAAGGATTGCCTGTGAACTTCTGAAGGGAATTGCTACAAATTACAAAGCTAAAGTTACTGAAATGGTTGCTAGTCAAATCCAGAACAGTCTGTCTTTGTTTGCACAAAACCCATCTTCAAACTGGAAACATAAAGACTGTGCTATATATTTGGTTGTCTCCCTGGCTACTAAAAAGGCTGGTGGTTCATCTGTCTCCACTGATCTGGTTAACGTCGAGAGCTTTTTCAGAGATGTTATCGTACCGGAATTGCAAGGTCAAGATGTTAATGCATTCCCAATGTTGAAGGCTGGCGCATTGAAGTTTTTTACCATGTTTAGGAATCCAATCTCAAAATCCATAGCAATTGCCTTGCTTCCTGACGTAGTTCGTTTCTTGGGCTCTGATTCAAATGTGGTTCATTCATATGCTGCCAGTTGCATTGAGAAACTCTTACTAGTCAAGGAGGATTTAGGCAAGGCAAGATATACTTCATCTGATATCAGTCCCTTTTTGTTATTGCTGATGACCAATCTTTTCAGTGCCCTGGGGAAGCCCGACTCCGAAGAGAATCCTTATATTATGAAGTCTATCATGCGTGTTCTTGCAATCGCGGATATTTCTACAGAGGTTGCTTCACCTTGCATCAGTGGCCTGACTTCTGTTCTTAATAAGGTCTGTGCAAACCCAAAAAATCCTATTTTTAACCACTACCTCTTTGAAGCGGTTGCTGTTCTTGTTAAGAGGTCATGCGAAAAGAACCCTTCTCTTGTCTCAGCCTTTGAAGTTAGCCTTTTCCCCAGCCTTCAGATGATATTAGCAAACGATGTAACTGAATTCTTCCCATACGCCTTCCAGCTACTCTCGCAGCTCATCGAGCTTAACAGACCTCCACTCCCACAGCTTTACATGCAAATCTTTGAGATTTTGTTAATGCCAGATTCATGGAAGAGATCTGGAAATGTCCCAGCGCTTGTTCGGTTGCTCCAAGCTTTCCTTCAAAAGTCTCCCAATGAACTTAACCAAGGGGACAGATTGTCACAGGTGCTGGGTATATTCAACAAGCTCGTCTCATCCACTAGCACAAACGAACAAGGGTTTTACGTGCTCAACACTGTTATCGAGAACCTAGGGTATGATGTTATTGCCCCTTACATGGGTCACGTATGGACTTTACTGTTTACACGTCTCCAGAGCAGCAGGAGAGTAAAGTTCGTTAAGTCCTTTGTGATATTCATGTCTCTTTTTCTGATCAAACATGGTTCCCAGAATCTAGTGAATTCAATGAATTCTGTTCAGTCGAACATATTCGTTGCTATATTGGAGCAGTTCTGGATAAATAATCTGAAACTGATTACTGGTCCCATTGAGATTAAATTGACATCTGTTGCTGCTGCTAGACTTATTTGCGAGTCTCCAGCTTTGTTGGATCCATCAGCCAGTAGGCTCTGGGGGAAGATGCTCGACAGTATTATTACCCTTCTTTCACGTCCCGAGCAGGAGAGGATTCAGGAGGAAGCAGATGTTCCGGATATTAGTGATAATGTTGGCTACGGTGCTACTTTTGTGCATCTTCATAATGCAGGAAAGAAAGAGGACGATCCTCTGAAGGATATTAAGGACCCGAAACAATTCTTGGTGGCATCTTTGGCAAATCTTTCTGCATCGTCCCCAGGGAGATTCCCTCAAGTGATCGGTGAGAATGTTGAAGCGGCAAATCAGACAGCTTTGCTTCAGTTCTGCACTTCCTACAATCTCACAATTGTATGA
- the LOC124923962 gene encoding villin-2-like: MASSAKALEPAFQGAGQRVGTEIWRIEDFQPVPLPKSDYGKFYSGDSYIVLQITTGKGGAYLYDIHFWLGKDTSQDEAGTAAIKTIELDAILGGRAVQHRELQGHESEKFLSYFKPCIMPLEGGVASGFKKPDEEEFEIRLYVCKGKRNVRLKQVPFSRSLLNHDDVFILDTEKKIFQFNGANSNIQERAKALEVIQFLKEKYHEGKCDVAIVDDGKLQADSDTGEFWVIFGGFAPISKKVASEDDVIPEKTAAKLYSITDGQVKPLDVDLSKSALENDKCYLLDCGADVFVWFGRITQLEERKAASQAAEEFVSSQSRPKSVRITRLIQGYETHSFKSNFDSWPSGSTPAAAEEGRGKVAALLKQQGGGGVKGMSKGVPVNEEVLPLLQQDGKIEVWRINGGAKTPVLKEDIGKFYSGDCYIVLYTYNSGDKKEDYYLCNWFGKESIEEDKKTAVGLATTMSNSLKGRPVQGRVFQGKEPPQFVAIFQPMVILKGGLSSGYKNYVADKGLNDETYNADSVALIEISGTSIHKNKVVQVDAVATSLNSNHCFLLQSGSSLFTWHGNQSTFEQQQHAAKIADFLKPGVAAKHAKEGTESSTFWFALGGKVNYINKSTVQETVRDPHLFTFSFNKAGKFEVEEVYNFSQDDLLTEDILILDTHAEVFIWVGQSVNTKEKQNAFEIGQKYIDLAAALDGLSLSVPLYKVTEGNEPCFFTSYFSWDTAKATAVGNSFQKKASLLFGAGHHVEEKSNGSNRSGGGPTQRASALAALNSAFSPSPGSRSPAPTPPKTALSRGSQRAAAVAALLQVLSAEKATSREPSPARPTRAETSLPGGTKSENKISEAEEEVSEANNATVEVAEPLFTSNDVDSKPEEKFVENGTIFSYERLKAHSGNPVTGIDFKRREAYLSDEEFQTVLGMAKNAFSKLPKWKQDMLKKKVDLF, translated from the exons ATGGCCAGTTCTGCTAAAGCTTTAGAACCTGCTTTTCAAGGAGCGGGTCAAAGAGT GGGAACTGAAATTTGGAGAATTGAAGACTTTCAGCCAGTTCCTCTACCGAAATCCGATTATGGAAAATTCTATTCAGGCGATTCATATATTGTATTGCAG ATAACAACCGGTAAGGGTGGTGCTTATTTGTATGACATACATTTCTGGCTAGGAAAAGATACAAGTCAG GATGAAGCTGGAACTGCAGCAATCAAAACCATTGAACTTGATGCCATTCTTGGTGGAAGAGCAGTACAGCATAGAGAACTTCAAGGACATGAGTCTGAAAAATTCTTGTCTTACTTCAAGCCATGTATTATGCCCCTAGAAGGCGGTGTTGCATCTGGCTTTAAAAAGCCTGACGAGGAAGAGTTTGAAATACGTTTATATGTCTGTAAAGGAAAGCGAAATGTCAGATTGAAACAG GTTCCTTTTTCTCGATCATTATTGAACCATGATGATGTGTTCATCTTGGACACAGAGAAAAAGATTTTCCAGTTCAATGGTGCAAACTCCAATATCCAGGAACGAGCAAAGGCACTGGAAGTGATTCAATTTTTGAAGGAAAAGTATCATGAGGGGAAGTGTGATGTTGCAATAGTAG ATGATGGAAAGCTACAAGCTGATTCAGATACAGGTGAATTCTGGGTCATCTTTGGTGGATTTGCTCCAATTAGTAAGAAGGTTGCAAGTGAAGACGATGTTATTCCTGAAAAGACTGCTGCAAAACTTTACAG CATCACTGATGGTCAAGTTAAGCCTCTGGATGTTGACCTTTCCAAATCTGCTCTGGAGAATGATAAATGCTATCTGTTGGACTGTGGAGCTGATgtatttgtttggtttggtcGGATAACACAATTAGAGGAGAGGAAAGCAGCCAGCCAGGCAGCTGag GAATTTGTTAGTAGCCAAAGTAGGCCAAAATCTGTAAGGATAACCCGGCTTATCCAAGGGTATGAGACACATTCATTCAAGTCAAACTTCGATTCTTGGCCATCTGGTTCAACACCTGCTGCTGCCGAAGAGGGCAGAGGAAAAGTAGCAG CTTTGCTGAAACAACAAGGTGGTGGTGGTGTCAAGGGAATGTCAAAAGGTGTCCCTGTAAATGAAGAGGTCTTACCTTTGCTTCAACAGGATGGGAAAATTGAG GTGTGGCGCATCAATGGAGGTGCCAAGACTCCTGTGCTTAAAGAGGATATTGGTAAATTTTACAGTGGAGATTGCTATATTGTTCTTTACACCTACAACTCAGGTGACAAGAAAGAAGACTACTATTTGTGCAATTGGTTTGGAAAGGAGAGCATTGAG GAGGATAAAAAGACAGCTGTTGGTCTGGCTACCACTATGAGTAATTCACTAAAAGGAAGACCTGTTCAA GGACGGGTATTCCAAGGGAAAGAACCGCCACAATTTGTTGCCATCTTTCAGCCTATGGTGATCCTTAAG GGTGGGTTGAGCTCTGGGTATAAAAACTATGTTGCCGACAAAGGATTGAATGACGAAACTTACAATGCTGACTCTGTTGCACTTATTGAGATATCGGGAACTTCAATCCACAAGAACAAAGTTGTTCAAGTTGATGCG GTGGCAACATCATTGAACTCGAACCATTGTTTCCTTCTCCAATCTGGTTCTTCATTGTTCACTTGGCATGGAAACCAAAGCACATTTGAGCAGCAGCAACATGCAGCTAAAATAGCTGATTTCTTAAAG CCAGGAGTAGCAGCCAAACATGCTAAAGAAGGAACTGAAAGTTCTACTTTCTGGTTTGCTCTTGGAGGGAAAGTAAATTACATTAACAAAAGTACAGTCCAGGAGACTGTTAGGGATCCACACTTGTTTACATTCTCATTCAATAAAGCCG GAAAGTTTGAG GTTGAAGAGGTTTACAACTTTTCTCAAGACGATCTGTTGACTGAGGATATCTTAATACTTGATACACACGCTGAAGTGTTCATTTGGGTTGGTCAATCTGTGAACACCAAAGAGAAGCAAAACGCATTCGAAATTGGTCAG AAATACATAGATTTAGCTGCGGCTTTGGATGGGTTGTCTCTTAGTGTTCCTCTATATAAAGTTACAGAAGGAAATGAACCATGTTTCTTCACCTCATATTTCTCTTGGGATACTGCTAAAGCCACT GCTGTTGGAAACTCGTTTCAAAAGAAGGCTTCGCTGCTATTTGGAGCTGGCCACCACGTGGAG GAAAAATCCAATGGGTCGAATAGAAGTGGAGGAGGACCAACTCAAAGAGCCTCGGCCCTAGCTGCATTAAATTCTGCGTTTAGTCCATCTCCTGGCTCCCGATCTCCTGCGCCTACTCCTCCAAAGACAGCCTTAAGCCGAGGGTCACAAAGAGCAGCAGCAGTAGCTGCATTATTGCAAGTCCTTTCTGCTGAAAAAGCCACATCCCGAGAACCCTCTCCTGCCCGGCCTACCCGGGCAGAGACTAGCCTTCCAG GTGGCACAAAGagtgaaaacaaaatatcagaaGCTGAGGAAGAGGTTTCTGAAGCCAACAATGCAACAGTTGAAGTGGCTGAGCCTTTGTTCACTAGTAATGATGTCGATTCAAAACCCGAAGAAAAGTTTGTTGAGAACGGTACTATATTTAGCTACGAACGACTCAAGGCTCATTCGGGTAACCCAGTCACTGGTATTGATTTCAAAAGGAGAGAG GCTTACCTTTCGGATGAGGAGTTTCAAACAGTGCTAGGAATGGCGAAAAATGCATTCTCTAAACTGCCAAAGTGGAAACAAGACATGCTAAAGAAGAAAGTCGACCTTTTCTAA